The Candidatus Tumulicola sp. region CGGCGATGCCGACCCGGTCGAGCGCGTTGCGCCACAACCGCCGTCGCACGCCTTCCATCGTCTCTTCCAACGCATCGGGGGAAAGGCGGTGCCAGAAACCCTCGGCTTCGGCCACGTAGGCCGCCGTCAGCGCGACGGCGTCGATGCCGCGCTCGACCGCGATCTCGCGCGCGACCTCTTCGGCGGCATCGCGGTATGCGAACGTATCGTCGTGCAGCGTGTCATCGAGGTCGAACAGCACGGCACCTAAGCGCCGCGTCATCGAAAGCGCACCCGAAACGACCGCAACGCATATGCTCCGACCGTCCCCACGATCGCTTCGGCGTCAATACCTGCGGTTTCATCCAGCGGTCGCTCTAATGCGTCGACCGCGACAGCAGAACGCATGCGGGCGCCGCAGCGCAAACGCATCTCGCGAGAAACGCCGTCGCATTCACGCACGCGAACCACCACGCCGTCCCCGTCCTCGGCCGGCTTACACGCTACGACGACGATCGATTCATCGTCGGAATCGAACAGCGGCACGCCGGAAAGGCGTGCGAACCGCCTCCACACTGCTTCGAGGGCGCCAAGGCTGGCATTCCGCGTTGGAGCGACGGCCCACGTGAGGAGGTGCTCGCCGCGATCGGCATCGGGGTCGGGCCATACCGTGCCGCGTAGGAGCGAGTGACCGAGCAACATTGTTTCGTTCTTCTCCATTCGGCCGCTCCAGCCGTATGTGTCGAGTGCAAACGACGCAAAGCCGTCCCCTCGCTCGTCGCACACATAGGCGAAGCGTTGGCCCGGCACCTCAAACCGCGCGCGCTCGGCTGGTGTCTCGAACCGCGTGCTACGCCGAACCACCCCATGCGGCGCACCGTAGATCGCTTCGGACGTGGCGACGTCGAGATCGTGCTCGACCCGCAGCAGCCGGCGGCGCTCGTGCCAATCGATCGCCATCTCGACGCGCACGAACGGATCGCCCTCATGTAACGATACGCGCATCGTGGCGTGCGACGAACGCCCAGCGTCGAGCCGAATTTCTAACGCCCCATCGACGATCGCGGCTTCGTGCGCCTTGAGCGGTCGCGCCGAATTCCAATAGCCGGCGTCGACGTTCCAGGCTTCCCATTTACGCGGACGATCGCGATAGATCGTCGGCACGTTGGCGTGCCGTATGACGTTGCGGCCGCCGGTGACATGCGCATCGACCAGCGCACCCGCCGGCGTCACGGTTGCGGAGAGCGACGCGTGCTCGAAGACATAATTGGAGCCGTCACGCCGCACGGCGCACACCTTCGGCTCGAGTGCGGGCCGGGCGCGAGGAAGCATCGCGCGCAGCGCGGTTTCGGCGCTATCGAGCAACGCTTCGGCGCCCGCGTAACCGGCGCGCGCGTCGACATACACTTCCGGTATCGACGTGCCGGGCAACACGTCGTGGAACTGATTGCGAAGCGCGATCTCCCAAACGGCGTTCGTTGCCGCGACGATGCGCTCGATCGCGGCTTGCGGGACGCCTAACGCGACACACCAGGCCGCGGCAGTTTCGATTTCACCGAGCTGCCGTTCGAGACGTGCGTTTGCAGCCTTGACGTCGCGGTGGGTCGTGAAAACGCCCCGGTGATATTCCAGATACAATTCGTCGTCGTGAACGGCGAGTTGTTCGCGATCTGCGGCCAGACGTTCGAACCATACGCGCGGCCGTTCCCAGCGACCAACGGCCGGCGCCTCGTTGAGTTCCTTGGCGGTCGGTCCACCGCCGCCATCGCCATATCCGACGACTAGCGGCTCGTTGCGTTCGCGCGCGGCGGCGACGCGCCACGGCGCAAAACCGCCGTCCATGCCGCGTAGCGAGGCTGCGACGACTTCGGAGCCGTCGGGCCCGCGCCACCGAAACTGGCGTAACGGAAATTCGGTGGTATCGTTCCAGTACAGCTTGGTCGTCGCAAAATACGGTACGCCCGCGTGGGCAAGAAGCGTCGGAAGCGTGCGCGCGAAACCAAACGTGTCGGGCAGCCACGCAATGGTTGGAGACGTACCGAAATGTTCGCGACAATATCGATTTGCGAACAGGAGCTGGCGTAGCAGCGATTCGCCGGACGGAATATTGCAATCCGGCTCGACCCACATGGCCGCAATATCGGGGTCGAAACGACCGCGCACGGCGAGTTCGCGAACGCGCGCAAACAGTTCTATGTCGGCTTCTCGCACGTAGTCGTACAACTGCGGTTGGCTTTGCGCGAATACGAAGGTTTCGTCGCGTTCGAGCAGCGCGACGGCCGTCGCGAAGGTGCGCATCGCCTTACGACGCGTCGCGTCGAAGCTCCACAACCACGCAACGTCGAGATGGCTATGCCCCCACAAACGCAACGGATCGGAAGACTCGGGCTGACGCGCAAGGTCAGCGGTCGGTACCAGCGTGGCATGTTGCGGAGGCGCGGGCGCGGCGTGACCGAGCATCCAGCTCCACTTTAGGCCGGGACCGGCCGGCAAACCGTTATTCGGTAACGAGCGGCGCTCGACCTCAAGCAGTAACGCGCGTTCTCGCTCGCACGCCTCGATATCCAGCGACGAATGCTCGCGATCGAACGCACCCCGTGCGATGCCGTCGATGCGAATCAATGCGCCGGCCGGGGCTTCGCAGTGCAGCGCGCGTGCGTCCGCGAAGGCGGGAAGTCGCGTTTCGATAAGCGCAACGGCCGCATCGCCGCCGGCGTCGGCCAGACGCAAGCGCGAAATCACGGAACGGTCGGCAAATGCCGCAGCAACATCAGCCAGCCGTCCGACGAAATGCGTACGGACCCGCCGAAGGGCCGGTCGAACTCCGCAATCACGATGAATAGAATTCCGATCAGCCCCGCTAAAATTGCCGTCATCACGAGCTGCGCCCCACTATTTTCGACGCCAAAAAGAAACGCGAATGCGAGCACGGCTAGCGCGCCGGCAACCAAGGCAAACCACAGCACCAACGGAACCGATGGACCCGATTCGTAGACGCGCGACCGCCGCGCATCGAATAACCGCTCTAACTGCGTCATCGCCATCTGCTGTACGTTGGACTCACCCAGCGACGCGGGCTTGAACCTGTCGATGTGCTGCCCGATATCCTCGAGGTGCGGCATGTCGCGTTGCACGGAGAGTCCTTTGCGCATTTGCGGCCACTCGGTTCGCAGCACGCTATGCGCGTACCCAAGCAGTTGGGAACGTATGTGTCCGCGCAGCGGTTCGGGCACGCCGCCCACCGTGCGGTACAGGTCCGAAACGGCGGCGATTTCCGTTTCGACGTTAGACAACGTCGCGTCATACTTTTCCCAGACGACGATGACGACGAAGCCGAGCACGACC contains the following coding sequences:
- a CDS encoding glycoside hydrolase family 38 C-terminal domain-containing protein, with product MISRLRLADAGGDAAVALIETRLPAFADARALHCEAPAGALIRIDGIARGAFDREHSSLDIEACERERALLLEVERRSLPNNGLPAGPGLKWSWMLGHAAPAPPQHATLVPTADLARQPESSDPLRLWGHSHLDVAWLWSFDATRRKAMRTFATAVALLERDETFVFAQSQPQLYDYVREADIELFARVRELAVRGRFDPDIAAMWVEPDCNIPSGESLLRQLLFANRYCREHFGTSPTIAWLPDTFGFARTLPTLLAHAGVPYFATTKLYWNDTTEFPLRQFRWRGPDGSEVVAASLRGMDGGFAPWRVAAARERNEPLVVGYGDGGGGPTAKELNEAPAVGRWERPRVWFERLAADREQLAVHDDELYLEYHRGVFTTHRDVKAANARLERQLGEIETAAAWCVALGVPQAAIERIVAATNAVWEIALRNQFHDVLPGTSIPEVYVDARAGYAGAEALLDSAETALRAMLPRARPALEPKVCAVRRDGSNYVFEHASLSATVTPAGALVDAHVTGGRNVIRHANVPTIYRDRPRKWEAWNVDAGYWNSARPLKAHEAAIVDGALEIRLDAGRSSHATMRVSLHEGDPFVRVEMAIDWHERRRLLRVEHDLDVATSEAIYGAPHGVVRRSTRFETPAERARFEVPGQRFAYVCDERGDGFASFALDTYGWSGRMEKNETMLLGHSLLRGTVWPDPDADRGEHLLTWAVAPTRNASLGALEAVWRRFARLSGVPLFDSDDESIVVVACKPAEDGDGVVVRVRECDGVSREMRLRCGARMRSAVAVDALERPLDETAGIDAEAIVGTVGAYALRSFRVRFR
- a CDS encoding DUF4239 domain-containing protein, whose translation is MTHTTMHVSQVIGELLIVVVIAAFCVGLHALWRRRFSSEVLRKHNDVAGFLFSAVGVIYAVVLGFVVIVVWEKYDATLSNVETEIAAVSDLYRTVGGVPEPLRGHIRSQLLGYAHSVLRTEWPQMRKGLSVQRDMPHLEDIGQHIDRFKPASLGESNVQQMAMTQLERLFDARRSRVYESGPSVPLVLWFALVAGALAVLAFAFLFGVENSGAQLVMTAILAGLIGILFIVIAEFDRPFGGSVRISSDGWLMLLRHLPTVP